In Deinococcus psychrotolerans, a genomic segment contains:
- a CDS encoding type II toxin-antitoxin system PemK/MazF family toxin — MLCGAEALTASKLLISLAQGNKPDRDFSTLRNRSWLATLLAVSVTTNLALADLPGNVAIPALAAGLSQDSVINITQVIPVDRSFLDSQIGQLPAELLRRVADGLRLIQGL, encoded by the coding sequence TTGTTATGCGGCGCGGAAGCGCTCACGGCTTCCAAGTTGCTGATTAGTTTAGCTCAAGGAAATAAACCTGACAGAGACTTCAGCACGCTGAGGAACCGCTCATGGCTGGCAACGCTGCTGGCCGTGTCGGTCACGACCAATCTGGCGCTGGCCGACCTGCCAGGCAACGTGGCCATCCCCGCGCTCGCGGCGGGGCTGTCCCAAGACAGCGTGATCAATATCACCCAAGTGATTCCGGTAGACCGGAGCTTTCTGGATTCGCAGATTGGGCAACTGCCCGCCGAGTTGCTGCGGCGCGTCGCAGACGGTCTGCGGCTGATTCAAGGCCTTTGA